From the genome of Impatiens glandulifera chromosome 9, dImpGla2.1, whole genome shotgun sequence, one region includes:
- the LOC124914138 gene encoding BTB/POZ domain-containing protein At1g30440-like → MACMKLGSKADAFHKQGQAWFCTTGLPSDIVVEVGDMSFHLHKFPLLSRSGVLEKMIAKASKRGDDEEEARCTLLLPDIPGGSKTFELVAKFCYGVRLELTAANVVYLRCVAEHLDMTEEYGDGNLLSQTETFLTQTILHNWKDSLKALQTCEEVLPQADELNVTKRCIESLAVKASTDPSLFGWPVMERGGPMQSPGGSILWNGISTGARPKKSNSDWWYEDASTLSFPLYKRLILAMSDRGIKQQVISGSLMFYAKRYLPGLNRHRQGKSGESSASTSSLSEEDQKHLIEEIDRLLPLQKGIVSTKFLSGLLRTANILRASPSCLSNLEKRIGLQLDDASLDDLLMPNFAYSVETLYNVECVQRILEHFVAMDRVEGGNSPHLINDSQSLEVGSPSLAPITRVAKLIDGYLAEIAPDVNLKLDKFQLLAAAIPDYVRPLDDGLYRAIDIYLKSHPWLTEPDREELCRLMDCQKLSIEACTHAAQNERLPLRTIVQVLFFEQLQLRSSIAGCLLVSDNLDGSRQLRSDGMVGAVRENEVLKVGMDSMRMRVAELEKECSNMKQEIVKLGRAKGYVSSTWSSVPKKIGFRLKSQMCSAQEGSVTNPNNNSPKSKVLLEHKANQRRHGNLKNLQKI, encoded by the exons ATGGCTTGCATGAAGCTGGGTTCGAAGGCGGATGCGTTCCATAAGCAAGGACAGGCCTG GTTTTGTACCACTGGCTTGCCTAGCGACATTGTTGTTGAAGTTGGAGACATGTCTTTTCATCTCCATAAG TTCCCGTTGCTCTCCAGGAGCGGTGTTTTGGAAAAGATGATTGCCAAAGCATCCAAACGCGGCGACGACGAAGAAGAAGCCCGCTGCACCCTTCTGCTCCCCGACATCCCCGGCGGTTCTAAAACCTTTGAACTCGTTGCCAAATTCTGTTACGGCGTCCGACTCGAGCTAACTGCTGCCAACGTGGTCTACCTTAGGTGCGTGGCCGAGCATCTCGACATGACTGAAGAATATGGGGATGGAAACCTCCTTTCGCAGACGGAAACCTTTCTCACCCAAACCATCCTTCACAATTGGAAGGATTCTCTTAAAGCCTTGCAGACTTGCGAAGAAGTTCTTCCACAAGCAGACGAACTCAATGTAACCAAGAGATGTATAGAGTCGTTGGCGGTGAAGGCGAGTACTGATCCGAGCCTATTCGGGTGGCCAGTTATGGAACGGGGTGGCCCCATGCAGAGCCCTGGAGGGAGCATCTTGTGGAATGGAATAAGCACTGGGGCTAGGCCGAAGAAATCGAATTCTGATTGGTGGTATGAGGACGCATCAACCTTAAGTTTTCCCCTTTATAAGAGGTTGATTCTCGCTATGAGCGATCGGGGAATCAAACAGCAAGTTATCTCGGGATCTCTAATGTTCTACGCTAAAAGATATCTGCCAGGACTGAACCGCCACCGCCAGGGAAAGAGCGGAGAATCGTCCGCGTCCACGTCTAGTCTATCCGAAGAAGATCAGAAGCATTTAATCGAAGAAATAGACAGATTGCTTCCTCTGCAAAAAGGAATCGTGTCGACCAAATTCCTATCGGGTCTTCTACGAACAGCCAATATCCTTCGAGCCAGCCCTTCTTGTTTATCGAACTTGGAGAAGAGAATAGGCCTGCAGCTCGATGACGCGAGTCTCGACGATCTCTTGATGCCTAACTTCGCTTATTCGGTCGAGACTCTTTATAACGTCGAATGTGTCCAACGCATTCTCGAGCATTTCGTAGCAATGGACCGCGTAGAAGGTGGGAATTCGCCTCATTTGATTAACGACAGCCAGTCGCTAGAAGTAGGTTCGCCTTCATTAGCCCCGATCACGAGAGTCGCCAAGCTTATCGACGGTTACCTTGCAGAAATTGCCCCTGATGTCAATTTAAAGCTAGACAAGTTTCAACTCCTTGCTGCTGCCATCCCAGACTACGTCAGGCCACTGGACGATGGCCTTTATCGTGCAATCGACATATATCTCAAG TCGCACCCGTGGTTAACGGAGCCGGATAGGGAGGAGCTATGTAGGCTAATGGATTGTCAAAAGCTTTCAATAGAAGCATGCACACATGCAGCTCAGAATGAAAGGCTGCCGTTGAGAACAATTGTACAAGTCCTGTTTTTCGAGCAACTCCAGCTTAGGAGCTCGATAGCCGGGTGCTTACTTGTTTCTGACAATCTCGACGGATCGAGGCAGCTAAGGAGCGATGGAATGGTGGGGGCGGTTAGGGAGAACGAGGTTTTGAAGGTGGGGATGGATAGCATGAGGATGAGGGTAGCCGAACTAGAGAAGGAGTGTTCGAACATGAAACAAGAGATCGTGAAGTTGGGTCGTGCCAAAGGGTATGTCAGTAGTACATGGAGTAGTGTTCCAAAAAAGATCGGGTTCAGATTGAAGTCGCAAATGTGTAGTGCCCAAGAGGGGTCAGTCACTAACCCGAATAACAACAGCCCTAAATCCAAGGTCCTCCTGGAACACAAGGCAAACCAGAGGAGGCATGGAAACCTTAAGAACCTTCAGAAGATCTAG